The window AGTGTTAAGCGAGAGAGTGACGGATCATCTGTCGCAGCAACACAGAGGCTGTCAATATTGTAACCACGGGCGGAAAATAGATTCACTACCTTCGATAGTGCGCCGGCTTCGTTCTCCATTAAGATCGAAATAATATGACGCGAAGTTTCTGTATTAAAAAGTGTCATTTTTCTCTCCTATACCTGACTTAAGCCTTCTTTGAGCGTATTTTCCATCTTATCACGACCCGCTAAGATCATTTCGTGATGACCTTTTCCGGCAGGAATCATTGGGTAAACGTTCTCGCTGGGATCGGTGATAAAGTCGAGGAAGATGGTCTTATCTTTCTGTTTGAAAGCTTCACGTAGTGCCGGTTCAACATCACTTGGTTTGTGAATTTGAACGCCACTGTGACCATATGCCTCAGCAAGTTTTACAAAATCAGGGAGAGAGTCGAAATAGCTCATGCAGTAACGCTTCTGGAAGAAGAATTCTTGCCATTGGCGCACCATCCCCAAATAACCATTGTTGAGGTTAATAATTTTAACAGGAGAGCAATATTGCAACATGGTAGAGAGCTCTTGGAGCATCATCTGAATACTACCATCTCCGGTAATACAGGCGACTTCTCTATCAGGGCGGGCAATTTTTGCTCCCATTGCGGCAGGAAGGCCAAAGCCCATCGTGCCGAGACCACCTGAATTGAGCCACTGTCTTGGCTCATCAAAGGGGTAATATTGTGCGGCCCACATCTGATGTTGGCCCACATCTGAGGTGATAATCGCTTTACCTTTAGTGACCTCAAAGAGTTTTTCAATCACAAACTGTGGTTTGATAACCACGTCAGATTGTTCGTACTTTAAGGATTCCATTGCACGCCATTCACCAATCTGCTCCCACCATTTAGTCAGAGCATCCTGATCTAATTTCCCTTTTTTGCTCTTATGGATCGCATTAAGTTCTTTAAGAACAGGTTGGAGTTGTCCCACAATGGGAAGATCAACAGGGACATTTTTAGCAATTGATGATGGATCAACATCGACATGGATGATTTTCGCATAGGGGCAGAAGCTCTCTAATGTTCCGGTGATTCGGTCATCAAAGCGCGCACCTAAGGCAACTAAAACATCGCAGTGATGCATCGCCATATTTGCTTCATAAGTTCCATGCATACCGAGCATGCCGAGGAATTGTTTATCAGTTCCTTCATAGGCACCAAGCCCCATTAAGGTACTTGTGATAGGAAGGTTGAGCGCTTTAACAAATTCACGAAGCTCTTTAGAAGCTTCACCAATAATGACGCCCCCGCCGGTATAGACCATCGGGCGTTTAGCTTTCATAATAAGATCATATGCGCGAGCGATCTGTTTTGAGTGCCCCTTAACGGTAGGGTTATAGGAGCGCATTGTAATTTTTTCAGGGTAGACAAACTCTGCTTCATGGACCGTAATATCTTTTGGAAGGTCTATCACAACAGGGCCAGGGCGACCTGTTGTAGCAATATAGAATGCTTTTTTAATTGTGCTTGCGAGATCTTTGACATCTTTGACTAAGAAGTTATGTTTGACACAAGGAAGGGTAATTCCGACAGTATCTACTTCTTGGAACGCATCATTCCCAATTAAGCTTGTAGCTACTTGTCCAGAAAAGACAATCATGGGAATAGAATCCATATAAGCAGTTGCAATACCGGTGACAGCATTGGTTAGTCCAGGACCTGAAGTGACCAGTACTACGCCTGGTTTACCTGTTGTACGTGCATAAGCATCAGCCGCATGGGTTGCAGCTTGCTCATGGCGCACAAGGACATGTTCAATTTTGTCTTGTTTATAAATCTCATCATAAAGCGGTAGGACAGCACCTCCAGGATAACCAAAGATACACTCTACCTTCTCCTTCATTAAGGAGTGAATGACGATTTCTGCACCGCTTAATTTCACAGGATCTCCTCTCTTTTCAATATTTGTTATTCATTTTTTTAGGTTATTGGTTAGATTCCAGAGACTCTTTAGTCTCTATCATC of the Ignatzschineria indica genome contains:
- the ilvB gene encoding biosynthetic-type acetolactate synthase large subunit, with protein sequence MKLSGAEIVIHSLMKEKVECIFGYPGGAVLPLYDEIYKQDKIEHVLVRHEQAATHAADAYARTTGKPGVVLVTSGPGLTNAVTGIATAYMDSIPMIVFSGQVATSLIGNDAFQEVDTVGITLPCVKHNFLVKDVKDLASTIKKAFYIATTGRPGPVVIDLPKDITVHEAEFVYPEKITMRSYNPTVKGHSKQIARAYDLIMKAKRPMVYTGGGVIIGEASKELREFVKALNLPITSTLMGLGAYEGTDKQFLGMLGMHGTYEANMAMHHCDVLVALGARFDDRITGTLESFCPYAKIIHVDVDPSSIAKNVPVDLPIVGQLQPVLKELNAIHKSKKGKLDQDALTKWWEQIGEWRAMESLKYEQSDVVIKPQFVIEKLFEVTKGKAIITSDVGQHQMWAAQYYPFDEPRQWLNSGGLGTMGFGLPAAMGAKIARPDREVACITGDGSIQMMLQELSTMLQYCSPVKIINLNNGYLGMVRQWQEFFFQKRYCMSYFDSLPDFVKLAEAYGHSGVQIHKPSDVEPALREAFKQKDKTIFLDFITDPSENVYPMIPAGKGHHEMILAGRDKMENTLKEGLSQV